In Rutidosis leptorrhynchoides isolate AG116_Rl617_1_P2 chromosome 6, CSIRO_AGI_Rlap_v1, whole genome shotgun sequence, the DNA window gagtccatgcttgtataatattgtttaaaaactacattcaaaggcatatattgatgtgtaatattattgtaaaccattatgtaatggtcatgtgaaaatgctatattttagattatcattatttgataatcgtcataatattttagaagttatgttttgttttaaaatcgaatgcagcctttgaaaaacgtctcatatagaggtcaaaacctcgcagcgaaatcaattaatatggaacgtttattatcaatatgaacgggatatttcaacaCTTTCCAGGAGCATTGATGAGATTGGGAGACCGGAGAATTTGGGTTCGGAAGTAAACAATAAATTGGAACAATTCAGATAATTGGTCGGAATCAAATGGAAGAACCGCTCAATCTGAGCTTCTTCATCTTCTAATCGAGAGGTACGTGACTCCATAATTAAGTATGAAGATCATTACTCTGAATATATGAGGGTTTAACCGCGCTGGAAAATTTGAGTGGGTTCGTAATATTTGCTCAAAGGAGAAACCTGATATTTTACTGTTGCAAGAAATGAAACTACAAGCAGTGGGGGATCATTGTATCCAAAAGGCTGCGTCTGGCAGTGCGGGTGGTCTTTTGGTTATTTGGGATAATTCTTCGTTCAATGCCAATCAGGCTAAAATGAATTTTACCTGGCAGTTAAGGGTAATTGGGTAAGATGTGACAAGGAAATCTCTCTCGTTAATGTATATGGATCACATGAGGACTCTTTGAAACAAAAGTTCTGGGAGAACCTGGATAACCTTATGCTTTTTAATGGTGTGGCATGGTTTCTAAGTAGTGATTTCAATGAGGTAACATCAGAGGAGGAAAGGTTAAACTGCAACTTCATTCCAAGTCGTGCGAAGTGGTTCAATGATTTCATTGCTCGATCAGGCTTACTCAAAATTCCGCTTGAAGGAAAGAAGTTTACAAGGTTTAGCGATGATGGCTTCAAATTTAGTAAATTAGACCGCTTCCTTGTATCTGAAGATTTTAGGGATCTATGAGATGAATTATCTGTAATTGCTCTAGATCGTTTACACTCTGATCATTATCCACTTCTGCTAAGGGACAAAACTATTGACTTCGGTATGAAGCCAATAAATTATTCGACTCGTGGCTTGAAGAAGATGAGGCACACAATATTATTTCCTCAATGTGGAACAGTAAAGAGCTTAGAAACAGACCTGACAAAGGCTGTATGAACAAGTTGAAACTAATCAGATATTAACTAAATAATCGTTTCAAAACTTCTGTGGAAGCTTGGGAACATAAGGCTGAGGCTGGGTTAATCAACGAACAGGATAGAGATACGTGGCTAAAGGATAGGAAgtaatggatcgagaaagaaagacaTAAAACCAACTTGCTAAAACAAAAGGCTATAACTAAATGGGCTCTAGACGGCGATGAGAACTCGAGGTACTTCCGCTCTTATATCCGTAGACAACAAAATAACAATAACATTAGAGGTCTAAACTTTCTTGGTAGTTGGgtagaagatccaaatgaactgaAAAAAGAAGCTGTGAGATTTTATAAAAAGCTCTTCAAAGATCCGTTCGCCAATTCTAACAGAATACCTGTCCTGAAGGACCTACCTTTTAAGAAGCTTTCTGATGAAGATGCAACAAATCTAGAATGTGCCTTCGATGAATCTAAAATATGGGAAGCATTAAATAGCTCCGGTAGCTCGAAAGCCCCGGTCCGGATGGTTTTAACTTCCTTTTCTTTAAAAAGTATTGGGATTTAATTAAGAAGGACCTAAAATCGGCACTTGATTGGTTTTGAAACAGGGGGGAAATTTCACGTGGATGCAATGCCTCATTTATTACACTTATCCCTAAAAAGCCGAATGTGATCACTACGGGAGACTTCAGACCGATAAGCCTAATCGGTTGCAATTATAAAATAGTAGCCAAGATATTGGCTAATCGGATCCGCAAGGTGATAGCCTTTCTTGTGGGGATCGATCAAAGTGCTTTTATGAAGGAAAGATTTAGTTTATATGGAGCGCTAATAGTCAACGAAGCTGTTTGTGACTTGAAGAAAAATAAAGTGAAAAGCTTCATCTTTAAGGTCGATTTTGAAAAAGCGTTCGACAGTATTAGATGGGAATTTCTTCTTGATGTACTTAAGATGATGGGATTTAAGATAAATGGAGAAAATGGATTCACTCATGTTTGTCATCGGCTACCATATCGGTTATCTTAAatggcggaaacttctctcgcattacactcgtacttccgtataagaaaatcttttatctaattttaatggagagagagactcttcacgttatgctagtattcgccatgagggtgaatagtcctaaggaacgtttttcagaacccgataagaaacttgctctaacaaacattttcggaaaccgatatcttccgcggcgcgaaattcttgagaaacgaaaacttgttcaaatataccttaaagaaatgtacgtcgtttcggatcgagatcctcgttccacttctagatttcagagtgccttacaaaaagtctcgggaccacgtttagacatgagtacagcacatcaaccacaaaccgacggaccaaacaaacatacgattcaaacctcggaaaccgtaatacgaatttgtgttatcaacttcaaattttcttGGGAAAAGcctttgcctttaaccgaattctattacaacgatagttatcacccgagtattaacgccacacctttcgagaactcgtatagccgcaattgtcgttttcttaatcgttgagccgaagtaggtgacaaccaAACCTCCGaacctgaactcattcatgaaacaaccgagaaattgttcaaattccaagaaggactcaagacggcccgtagtaaccaaaagagctacgccgatgttagatgtaaacctctcgaattccaagtgggtaactgcgtaacgttaaaagtcgcgccttgaaaaggtgtaatccgtttcgggaaacgtagaaagctaaattcgcgatattttgatccttttaaaatcttaggGAGTTTtgaacccgttgcttaccgtttagattttcagactcatttgagtctccgttcatcctacattctatgtatcaaacttaaagaagtgtcttgtcgaacaagaacttgttatccttttcgacgagcttactatcgatgatgaACTTCATTTTCTAGGAGAACTGGTTGAAAtattgaatcatgaaaccaaactttaaaacgacgtgaaatcccgactgtcaaggttcgttggaatgcccaaggaagtaccttcatttATTCGTAGGACTGGTAACGCAAGATCTCGAGAAGaatcaacgactactacttccaactaaatttcgggacgaaatttcttttaaggtgtaggtaatgtaacatcccgcgtttttccgttaaatttattttaacaccgtctttttttggataatatctttcgttacctaaattcgtatctttcgttaactaacgttcttaatatttccgttactcgattataacatctctcgttaatatgcgtttttaaaataattcgttcggttaattcacacacctgctttcaaacttgagggaccaaagttgcaaaggggccaaactagttgactaggtcaactagtcaaaccccaccaccaccactcattcattcttCTACCTCCCCATTCTTgattacttccatttttactctcaaactcccaaatcactaattcatcatctaaatcaattcaagcaagcaaacataaaaacaaattgcatattcgtgatcctctcttcatcctcttcaatttggtaccaatttcactacttggggtaaggtttctaaaaactctaaatttctctaATTTGTTTTATAgacttaaaatggtgttagttagtgtctatggctcgagtctagcatgaatatgtgatttatttgctcgatcttgttgttttgcagaaactagcatgaacttaaaatgggtgtgcttaatctttgattttggttgattaaatgttgtttaaatgctaaagttcatgtattaaatgtgttactagcatcattagcttcaatttgatgtgtaggttgacttggaaaacatcactattgattttgtgattcttggttagggtttgatagcttttaaaatgaacttttgatgcattgaatgctatgaaatgttgctagtaagtgtttagttgtattgtatgtttaattaccttcgaaacggcatatcatatgtgtagattggattcccgaatcatgaaatgcattttatgaacttgaaactttgataatgaacttttaacgatcattcgacgaggattttgttattgtaaatgatgaatttgagtgatgatatgtgtttagtcgtATTACTCATCAAAATacttttccaacggtataagatacgtgtcgtaagtGTTTTCGGTTTGTTATTTGTGCTTAAATGaagttggttgagacttgaacaattgaaacagcccaggcaccaggccacgcccatTGTCGCGGCTCAGCCACCATATGTCGCAGCGCGACATTTTCCTTGTTCAGGGGCTGATCAACTTGCTTTTAtacgaaaaattctaactatgctacgcacctctgattaacatataacttgttctaacatgctcatatatgattaattagctcagaaaaatagaccgagacccgacccgaacgtgttgactttttcgttgactttgaccgaaccaagtttgacttttattcaaacttaaccaaatacttatgcaatcgttctaatcttcttttatacttgattcttgcatgaaacttgacaacgtgactcacatactatataatcgagtcgtaacgagccataggactaattgaacacatttcgcctgaccttgtgtcgtaaccggttaattgatacaacttacttgtttaggtcgagactaaacaactttcatgcacacgtttactttgtgaagtacatttatactcgtgcactcgaggtgagatcatagtcccatcttttcaacaacttttatacttttaaatcatgggatgagaaacatatacgtaccatacttttatgctttgaacacaagtacgaaaacaaatattccacagcgagttagaacaaaaagcctcaattcaattatcattagttacacttgcagggtgtaaacgtgaacttatgttatgtgataacatgggcttgacgagccctcatttggacggttagctaccgttagcggatgaaatatattttcgagtatagtgtatgttctaacactacgtaacagggtacaaaacagttaagtttgataattgggtgctcgcgaacgtacttttggaatgcaaacgatttagataatcaacgttatggaaatacgaaatcttgtggttcaaaacaacgttcacaaatacacctatgatttcaccaacgtttttcgttgacagtttttctatatgtttctcaggttcatgaatggctatttgatacatgcttccgcgtacactcatacttgcttggggtcaagcatacatgcatacactctgattacttgtttggagtcaagcatacatatatacttacgctatttatagcaaccgtgattttaaacttatattatgtcgcaagtttatttcatttatactttgaaacttttgtaaacttaaacttgttgtcaaaccgtttggtaacttaaaactttgcaagtcatacgtttcaaatgaatgcgacataattttggtcaaacgcgtctcatttagggactatgaccacgtaacgggacctaagttaacggcgccgtcaatgacgattatgTCGGGTCGTTACAAGACTCTCAGATTGGAGATCAAAAACGTTGTCGTTCGGTGGCCGTCTAACCCTCATAAAGTCCGTTTTGAGCAGCCTCCCATTATACTACTTTTCTTTGTTCTGAGCTCCCCAGGTGTGCTACATACTCTTGAAAAAATTCGACGTAATTTTTTTTGGGACGGGAATAGGGAAAAACATAAATTGTCATGGGTTAAATGGGATTTTATTCTTAACTCTTATGATTCGGGAGGGTTGGGTATTGGGTCTTTAAATGCTAAAAACCGCGTACTTCTGTGTAAATGGTGGTGGTGGCTAAAGGTGGAAAACGACACGCTTTGGGCTCGCATCATCAGAAGTATATACGGCTTAAACGGGGGTCTGGATGTGCAAGATGCTTCAGCTCTTGCTAATCGAGATTACCTAGGGTCTACATGGGTCAATATTATCAAAAATGGGGTTACTCTGATTGACTTGGGGCTAAACTTCAAAGAGAGTTTCAAGAAAATTATTGGTAACGTGGCGGGAACAAGATTTTGGGATGATATTTGGCTTGGGAATTCGTCTTTAAAATGCAGATTCAGGAGGCTATACATGCTGGAAAGTGATCGAGATTGTTCAGTTAGCAACAGAATTTCATGGAACGAAAACGAATGCGAGCTTCACTGGAACTGGGTGCGAGAACCTCGAGGCAGGACACTAGGCGAACTAAACACGTTAGCTGCTGAGATCGTCAGAATTCCAGGAAATCACTTTGGGCACGATCGTTGGATATGGAATTTCGACTCGAAAGGTATTTTCACAACCAAAAAGCTATCCAAGCTGCTTGATGAGATTCTGCTACCTGATCTTGTCATGAACCAAGGTACCATGCGCAACAATTTAATTCCAACTAAAGTAGGGATCTTCACTTGGAGGGCAAAGTTGAAACGGTTACCGGTTCTCACCGAGTTGGACAAAAGAGATGTTGATTTGGGTTCGGTACGATGTCCCACTTGCGACGACGGTGTCGAATCCATTGATCATTCCCTCATACTATGTAAACATGCTCTTGAGATTTGGGATCGAGTTCTTAAATTGTGGAATCTTGGAACATTGAACAAGTTC includes these proteins:
- the LOC139854721 gene encoding uncharacterized protein — its product is MSGRYKTLRLEIKNVVVRWPSNPHKVRFEQPPIILLFFVLSSPGVLHTLEKIRRNFFWDGNREKHKLSWVKWDFILNSYDSGGLGIGSLNAKNRVLLCKWWWWLKVENDTLWARIIRSIYGLNGGLDVQDASALANRDYLGSTWVNIIKNGVTLIDLGLNFKESFKKIIGNVAGTRFWDDIWLGNSSLKCRFRRLYMLESDRDCSVSNRISWNENECELHWNWVREPRGRTLGELNTLAAEIVRIPGNHFGHDRWIWNFDSKGIFTTKKLSKLLDEILLPDLVMNQGTMRNNLIPTKVGIFTWRAKLKRLPVLTELDKRDVDLGSVRCPTCDDGVESIDHSLILCKHALEIWDRVLKLWNLGTLNKFTLNDLFCGKHPKIKSNW